One stretch of Eggerthella lenta DSM 2243 DNA includes these proteins:
- a CDS encoding class B sortase — protein MKKLKIVAEGLGLVLAAVAVAALCTWIAADDNDKAGIAQSLEGAVSEESEHEEPLGIDWDSLSQEIVAWVEAPNTSISQPVAKADKQNPNAYLFLDALDQGGYGTPYIDADCTGGSLLVPIYGHNMSDGGVFSDFAKYSDESFARGHSRIDLYTRDGRSYNLSVIAVDVVDARYETMCPSFGDAEAVAKQVAKSDVVLRKYDGESKVFAFTTCSYQAANSRAIVYAVPNR, from the coding sequence ATGAAGAAACTGAAGATAGTTGCCGAAGGCCTCGGCCTGGTGCTCGCCGCAGTCGCCGTCGCCGCGCTATGCACCTGGATCGCCGCGGACGACAACGACAAGGCCGGTATCGCACAGTCGCTCGAAGGCGCCGTATCAGAGGAAAGCGAGCATGAGGAGCCCCTGGGAATCGACTGGGACAGCTTGTCCCAGGAAATCGTCGCCTGGGTGGAGGCGCCCAACACGAGCATAAGCCAGCCTGTAGCCAAGGCCGACAAGCAGAACCCGAACGCTTATCTCTTTCTCGATGCGCTCGACCAAGGCGGCTACGGCACCCCATACATCGACGCCGACTGCACGGGAGGGTCGCTCCTCGTCCCGATCTACGGGCACAACATGTCGGACGGCGGCGTGTTCTCGGATTTTGCGAAGTACAGCGACGAATCGTTTGCCAGGGGTCATTCGAGAATCGACCTGTACACACGTGATGGCCGCTCGTACAATCTTTCGGTCATCGCCGTCGACGTGGTGGATGCGAGATACGAAACCATGTGCCCGAGTTTCGGCGATGCGGAAGCGGTTGCGAAACAGGTCGCGAAGAGCGACGTTGTCCTGCGCAAATACGACGGCGAAAGCAAGGTATTCGCGTTCACGACCTGCTCCTATCAGGCGGCCAATTCCCGAGCCATCGTGTATGCGGTGCCGAATCGATGA
- a CDS encoding YlcI/YnfO family protein — protein MPTTYKQLIDANPSQTEIRSYLVDGDQVSVTLRIPDTLRDAAKEEAALRGMSFSAFVRTCMIEELAKKGA, from the coding sequence ATGCCGACGACGTACAAGCAACTCATAGACGCTAATCCAAGCCAAACCGAAATTCGCAGTTACCTTGTGGATGGTGACCAGGTGTCCGTTACTCTGCGCATCCCCGATACCCTGCGCGACGCGGCGAAAGAGGAGGCGGCCCTGCGGGGCATGAGCTTCTCCGCCTTCGTGCGCACCTGTATGATCGAAGAGCTTGCGAAGAAGGGGGCATAG